A stretch of Terriglobales bacterium DNA encodes these proteins:
- a CDS encoding phosphoribosyltransferase family protein yields MQANIGIPGTLKPVLTADQIQRRVIDMARQINTDYAGRTLNAVCVLEDGFVFMADLVRHLDIPVICQFLKPFIHEVQQGDMMTTEIKFAPEVDVQGGDVILFQGLLQSGITTEFLIRNLTTRGANSVKVATLLDRQTGRRVMLQPDYFGFLVDENYLFGYGLGNPKMGRNLPFVATTTEAASQKSVK; encoded by the coding sequence GTGCAAGCTAACATTGGCATTCCGGGAACCCTGAAGCCGGTCCTCACCGCCGACCAGATCCAGCGCCGCGTCATCGATATGGCGCGCCAGATCAACACCGACTACGCCGGACGCACCCTCAACGCTGTCTGCGTTCTCGAAGATGGCTTCGTCTTCATGGCCGACCTCGTCCGTCACCTCGATATTCCCGTCATCTGCCAGTTCCTGAAGCCCTTCATCCACGAAGTCCAGCAGGGAGACATGATGACCACCGAAATCAAGTTCGCCCCCGAAGTCGACGTCCAGGGCGGCGATGTCATCCTCTTCCAGGGACTGCTCCAGTCCGGCATTACCACCGAATTCCTTATCCGCAATCTCACCACCCGTGGCGCCAACTCCGTCAAAGTCGCCACTCTCCTCGACCGCCAGACCGGCCGCCGCGTCATGCTCCAGCCCGACTATTTCGGCTTCCTCGTCGACGAAAACTACCTTTTTGGCTACGGCCTGGGTAATCCCAAAATGGGAAGAAACCTGCCTTTTGTCGCCACTACTACCGAAGCTGCTTCCCAAAAATCCGTGAAGTAG